The following are encoded in a window of Thunnus albacares chromosome 9, fThuAlb1.1, whole genome shotgun sequence genomic DNA:
- the si:ch211-191a24.4 gene encoding MARVEL domain-containing protein 3, producing the protein MSQPPRSNRGHRERNGDHRQYRDDRRSSPDRSSSRPPYYPRETDHHPHHVRDVPRVEHHESKCTHICSRRGIVLICSVLTNGLVLICLVAAQMVTSGMSSMAGLGGFSINTNFNLQGTELQQVRELDMQYSQMRAPGMYGGIPFSLTFGVVSLLFVVAGNKPPHRMSRKLLFGALAFQAVGAVGYVVAVGLYLHFVIGVNATEVCKRRERLYLRNGYTWMNCSVSGADAAVALFGLITAILYTAGTVLTIQTIRRVKRYLKERKHREQPRPQPQRTPMRTDTTSV; encoded by the exons ATGAGTCAACCGCCCCGTTCAAACCGGGGACACCGGGAGAGAAACGGAGACCACCGCCAATACCGAGATGACAGACGGTCATCACCCGACAG GTCTTCCTCTAGACCTCCGTACTACCCCAGAGAGACCGATCACCATCCACATCATGTGCGGGACGTCCCACGAGTGGAGCACCATGAGTCCAAGTGCACACATATATGCTCCAGGAGAG GCATCGTTCTGATCTGCTCCGTACTGACCAACGGTCTGGTCCTGATCTGCTTGGTCGCAGCTCAGATGGTGACATCAGGCATGTCGTCCATGGCCGGGTTGGGCGGCTTCAGCATCAACACCAACTTTAACCTGCAGGGCACCGAGCTGCAGCAGGTGCGAGAACTGGACATGCAGTACAGCCAGATGAGAGCGCCGGGCATGTACGGCGGCATCCCCTTCAGCCTGACCTTCGGGGTCGTCTCGCTGCTGTTCGTGGTCGCGGGGAACAAACCCCCCCACCGGATGTCCCGGAAGCTTCTGTTCGGAGCGCTGGCGTTTCAGGCGGTGGGCGCGGTGGGATATGTTGTGGCCGTCGGCCTCTACCTGCACTTCGTCATCGGGGTCAACGCCACAGAAGTGTGTAAGCGGCGCGAGCGGCTGTACTTACGCAACGGCTACACCTGGATGAACTGCAGTGTCAGCGGGGCGGACGCAGCTGTGGCTCTGTTCGGGCTCATCACAGCCATCCTTTACACCGCCGGGACGGTGCTCACGATCCAAACGATCCGAAGGGTGAAGCGCTACCTGAAGGAGCGTAAACACCGGGAGCAGCCTCGACCCCAACCACAGAGAACCCCGATGAGGACTGATACCACCTCTGTGTGA
- the LOC122988551 gene encoding PH domain leucine-rich repeat-containing protein phosphatase 1-like, whose amino-acid sequence MDRVKESESGALLTSQTPQGTPESNGDGSSVKPGGLTPLSAGKRPSIGEDDGSGAEAKLFGKGLAATSLLQIAIRNGIYQNQVANAIGGAAKNMNIPAVKTANIYTLTSVNNTTSVNSLLGKRRQRHKRNLSLGAPPTSSSSGLSSAEAPSPAPSASPLSTLSLDRKTFLRQKQSKQLQASDKSWVRSDLRRGCIHVHDWLTPCYPRPVLCTADTTAQEVASKLEGSKAGAVLRINCKTTALADQNDHCKDNNGQTDDIRTLSDSVYVKNLKAEENEALQYSSNTKQCYPDTKLSSNLFLDDKTASNSSSEVYLNDIGVDLSLSVADCYGVYSGSDMESSTCEDFSPSGPRSTEHRDSLSDGLGLGTDSSVLSPNCDSATEGPDPFESSSDEVDLNSDPANSTSNSAADLPTTTTTTTTTDPCNASNQVTSTQDNEAGDSADSPKLISPPSKCSSSSQTRPLTSQASVQPDPELPEGSREWPEPINTSPTPALFLQLHGGAVRRLGDDEKPLQILNEYLINLGFEDPCRVQEEAMNPEIGCLIRFYFGKPRSVGGTERVQLSGVFNVRKGKLALPVNRWSKRQVTLSGTCLIVSSVKHAHTGKMHILPLIGGKVEEVRRHSHCLALSSAGPQSQTYYISYDSYTEHLRWHRTASKIASQRVNSVDLSCCSLEELPAQLFYSQDLTHLNLKSNFMSPHKGVPALTRFCKLRSLSLSNNALSEFPLALCDITSLTELNLSGNRLSSLPAEVGTMHNLQTLLLDGNLLSSLPVDLGSLEGLTYLGLSFNCFSCVPPILEKLRGLERLCLAGNQLSVLNMAGLQWLPARHIDLRLNRLQTVTVGDTEQLVHIVQLDLRDTGLQELDVRPLCRLELLRCDRNTLSLLRVSGHALKSLHAAHNELKQLEVQPVPENLTVLDLSWNKLDCVPDWVCESSRLEVLDINHNSVTELPIQLLSSGSLRKLLAGWNDVCRLAERLERSQLEVLDLQHNHLIELPHNLFIKAQSLRYLNVSANKLENLPAASLSDDSFSSLEELYVTNNNLTDKCIPLLTGHGHLRVLHLAYNQLQTFTASKLAQLEQLEELDLSGNRLRAVPTTILNCQRMHTLSAHSNCINAFPEVLQLPEIKCVDLSCNELTDINLPESLPQKLQELDLTGNPRLNLDHKSLELLNNIRCFRVDPSPSAPCVSESHGAPAVWSHGYTEASGVKNKLCVAALALDSFCGIREALYGVFDGDKNVEVPYLLQCTMGDVLAEELHRGQRQEDYMTNTFLTMQRKLGTAGQRMGGSAALCHIRHDPVAPGEHGSCFTLKAANVGRCQAVLCRDGKAMQLSTIHTVKEEPEYQRVRQHNAIITEDNKVSGVTDSTRIMGYSFLCPSVTPRPHVSTVTLTPQDEFFLLGSRGLWDMLSPSEAVEAVRNVPDALAAAKKLVTLAQSYGCSDSLSAVVVQLSITEDCCCFCEPPPPPPSPGPGAHAHAGAHPYSSASGDGIPLPPASSGTVSELSSEFSTSEMSSEVGSTASSEEPPPQTEPLTSHLNLPGRAGVRRAACGGGNFQRQFSGALSDNGLDSEDEEPIAGVFSNGSRVEVEADVHCLHGRDCTAPQTHTHAHSSTSIPPSVASNHEPSPLPLSSLSPAAPPSSPCLSGEARSGTLGRRARANGSVACQGRSQDLIEEAGDVPVRKQGGYFNAPAQPDPDDQLIIPPELEEEVRQIIQQQQQQEQMQTHNQQAHTYQKPADYFVTPL is encoded by the exons TAGGAAGACCTTTCTACGGCAAAAGCAGTCCAAGCAGCTCCAGGCCTCAGATAAATCATGGGTGAGATCGGACCTCCGGCGGGGCTGTATTCACGTCCACGACTGGCTCACGCCCTGTTACCCGCGGCCGGTGTTGTGCACAGCGGACACTACAGCTCAAGAGGTAGCCAGTAAGCTGGAAGGGAGCAAAGCTGGGGCTGTCTTGAGAATTAACTGTAAAACTACTGCTTTAGCTGACCAAAATGATCATTGTAAGGATAATAATGGACAGACTGATGACATCAGAACTCTTAGTGACAGTGTGTATGTCAAAAACCTCAAAGCAGAAGAGAATGAGGCTCTGCAGTACAGCAGCAACACTAAACAGTGTTATCCTGATACCAAACTGTCTTCTAACTTGTTTTTGGATGATAAAACGGCAAGCAACTCTTCATCAGAGGTCTACCTGAATGACATCGGGGTGGATTTGAGCCTCAGTGTGGCAGACTGTTATGGAGTCTACTCGGGGTCAGATATGGAGAGCAGCACCTGTGAGGACTTCAGCCCAAGTGGACCCAGAAGCACAGAGCACCGGGACTCACTGAGTGACGGGCTGGGTTTGGGCACAGACTCCTCAGTGTTGAGCCCCAACTGTGACAGCGCCACAGAGGGACCCGACCCATTTGAGAGCTCCTCAGACGAAGTAGATCTCAATTCTGATCCGGCAAATTCAACCAGCAACTCTGCTGCAGACcttcccaccaccaccaccaccaccaccaccacagacCCCTGTAATGCTTCCAACCAAGTGACAAGCACACAAGACAATGAAGCTGGTGATAGCGCAGATTCCCCAAAATTAATCAGTCCCCCCTCCAAATGCTCCAGCAGCTCTCAGACCCGGCCCCTGACCAGCCAAGCATCTGTCCAGCCTGACCCGGAGCTCCCCGAGGGGAGCAGAGAATGGCCAGAACCCATCAATACTAGTCCGACCCCAGCCCTCTTTCTCCAGCTGCATGGTGGAGCTGTGCGGCGGCTGGGAGATGATGAGAAACCCCTGCAGATATTAAACGAGTACCTCATTAATCTGGGGTTTGAAGACCCATGCAGGGTGCAGGAAGAGGCGATGAATCCAGAAATCGGCTGCCTGATTCGCTTCTATTTCG gaAAGCCTCGGAGCGTGGGAGGTACTGAGCGCGTGCAGCTTTCTGGAGTGTTCAACGTGCGGAAAGGGAAGCTGGCACTGCCGGTGAACCGCTGGTCAAAGCGTCAGGTCACGCTGAGCGGGACCTGCCTCATTGTCTCGTCCGTGAAACACGCCCACACGGGCAAGATGCACATCCTCCCTCTCATCGGAGGAAAG gtggaggaggtgaggagacaCAGCCACTGTCTGGCTCTCAGCTCAGCTGGTCCTCAAAGCCAGACCTATTACATCAGCTACGACTCCTACACAGAGCACCTCCGCTGGCACAGGACGGCCTCAAAG ATTGCATCCCAGAGAGTGAACTCAGTCGACCTGTCGTGCTGCAGCCTAGAGGAATTGCCCGCTCAGCTGTTTTACAGCCAGGACCTCACCCACCTCAATCTCAAAAGCAACTTCATGTCCCCGCACAAAGGTGTTCCAGCACTCACCAG GTTTTGTAAACTGAGAAGCCTCAGTCTGTCAAATAACGCTCTGTCTGAGTTTCCTCTGGCCTTGTGTGACATCACCTCCCTCACAGAGCTAAACTTGTCTGGAAATCGTCTCTCGTCTCTGCCTGCAGAAGTTGGAACCATGCACAA CTTGCAGACTCTTCTTCTGGACGGTAACCTTCTGAGCTCTCTGCCTGTGGATCTGGGCTCTCTGGAGGGCCTGACCTACCTGGGCTTGTCCTTCAACTGTTTCAGCTGCGTCCCTCCAATCCTGGAGAAGCTCAGAGGCTTGGAGAGACTCTGTCTGGCAGGGAACCAGCTCTCTGTCCTGAATATGGCGGGGCTGCAGTGGCTGCCTGCTCGCCACATAGATCTCAG GCTGAACCGGCTTCAAACGGTGACAGTAGGAGACACGGAGCAGCTGGTCCACATCGTCCAGCTGGACCTGAGGGACACTGGTCTACAGGAGCTGGATGTCAGGCCTCTCTGTAGGCTGGAACTCCTCCGCTGTGACAGAAacactctctccctcctcagAGTCAGCGGTCACGCCCTCAAGAGCCTGCACGCTGCACACAACG agctgaaacagcTGGAGGTGCAGCCGGTGCCAGAGAATCTGACTGTTCTCGATTTGTCCTG GAACAAGCTGGACTGTGTCCCTGACTGGGTGTGTGAGAGCAGCAGACTGGAAGTTTTAGACATCAACCACAATTCTGTTACTGAGCTGCCCATACA GCTGCTGTCCAGTGGGAGCCTGAGAAAGCTGCTGGCAGGCTGGAACGATGTGTGTCGGCTGGCTGAGAGGCTGGAGAGATCGCAGCTAGAGGTCCTGGATCTCCAACACAACCATCTGATCGAGCTCCCACACAACCTGTTCATCAAAGCACAGAG CTTGAGATACCTAAATGTGTCGGCCAATAAGCTGGAGAACCTCCCTGCGGCCAGCCTATCGGACGACAGTTTCAGCAGCCTGGAGGAGCTCTATGTGACCAATAACAACTTGACAGATAAGTGTATCCCTCTCCTGACGGGACACGGCCACCTCAGAGTGCTTCACCTCGCCTACAACCAGCTGCAGACCTTCACCGCAAG taAACTGGCACaactggagcagctggaggagctggaccTGAGCGGCAACAGACTGAGAGCCGTACCCACCACCATCCTGAACTGTCAGCGCATGCACACGCTCTCCGCCCACTCCAACTGCATCAACGCCTTCCCCGAGGTCCTCCAGCTGCCTGAGATCAAG TGCGTGGATCTGAGCTGCAACGAGCTGACCGACATCAATCTGCCGGAGTCGCTTCCTCAGAAGCTCCAGGAGCTGGATCTCACAGGAAATCCCCGTCTCAACCTGGACCACAAGAGCCTGGAGCTCCTCAA tAATATCCGATGTTTCAGGGTGGATCCGTCCCCTTCTGCTCCGTGCGTGAGCGAGAGTCACGGGGCTCCTGCGGTCTGGAGTCACGGCTACACAGAAGCCTCCGGAGTCAAAAACAA GCTGTGTGTGGCTGCTCTGGCCCTGGACAGCTTCTGCGGGATCCGGGAGGCCCTGTACGGAGTTTTCGACGGAGACAAGAACGTCGAGGTGCCTTATCTGCTGCAGTGCACTATGGGAGACGTGCTAGCGGAGGAGCTACACAGGGGCCAGAGGCAGGAAGACTACATGACCAACACTTTCCTCACCATGCAAAG GAAACTCGGTACAGCGGGTCAGAGGATGGGCGGCTCAGCGGCTTTATGTCACATCAGACACGACCCGGTGGCTCCCGGCGAGCACGGCAGCTGCTTCACCCTGAAGGCCGCCAACGTGGGAAGGTGCCAGGCTGTGTTGTGCCGAGATGGAAAAGCTATGCAACTCTCCACCATCCACACTGTCAAAGAGGAGCCGGAGTACCAGAGAGTCCGGCAGCATAATGCCATCATCACCGAG gaTAACAAAGTCAGTGGTGTAACTGACTCCACCAGAATTATGGGATACTCCTTCCTGTGCCCATCTGTGACCCCGCGACCCCACGTCTCCACGGTGACGCTCACCCCGCAGGATGAGTTCTTTCTCCTGGGCAGCCGGGGCTTGTGGGACATGTTGTCTCCCAGCGAGGCGGTGGAGGCCGTCAGGAACGTCCCGGACGCTCTGGCCGCCGCGAAGAAGCTGGTGACTCTGGCTCAGAGCTACGGCTGCTCCGACAGCCTCAGCGCCGTCGTCGTGCAGCTGAGCATCACCGaagactgctgctgtttctgcgAGCCGCCGCCTCCGCCTCCCAGCCCCGGCCCGGGTGCGCACGCACACGCCGGCGCTCACCCTTACTCCTCTGCAAGCGGCGACGGCATACCGCTGCCGCCCGCCTCCTCAGGAACAGTCAGCGAGCTGAGCAGCGAGTTCAGCACGTCCGAAATGAGCAGCGAGGTGGGCTCCACGGCGTCCTCGGAAGAGCCGCCGCCCCAAACCGAACCTCTGACGTCTCACCTGAACCTGCCGGGGCGGGCCGGCGTGCGGAGAGCCGCCTGCGGAGGTGGGAACTTCCAGAGGCAGTTCTCCGGAGCTCTGTCTGACAACGGGCTGGACAGCGAGGACGAGGAGCCCATCGCCGGCGTCTTCTCTAACGGCAGCCGCGTGGAAGTGGAGGCCGACGTCCACTGTCTGCACGGCCGGGACTGCACCGCGCCCCAAACGCACACTCATGCACACTCAAGCACAAGCATTCCTCCATCCGTCGCCTCGAATCACGAGCCTTCgcctctccccctctcctccctgtcTCCCGCCGCCCCTCCGTCCTCTCCTTGCCTCAGCGGGGAGGCTCGGTCAGGGACTCTGGGCCGCAGGGCTCGAGCTAACGGCTCCGTAGCCTGCCAAGGGAGGAGCCAGGACCTCATAGAGGAGGCGGGCGACGTCCCCGTCAGAAAGCAGGGCGGCTACTTCAACGCACCCGCCCAGCCGGACCCCGACGACCAGCTGATCATCCCGccggagctggaggaggaggtccGGCAGAtcatccagcagcagcagcagcaggaacagatgcaaacacacaaccaGCAAGCACACACCTACCAGAAACCTGCGGACTACTTCGTCACACCTCTCTAA